From Desulfobacterales bacterium, one genomic window encodes:
- the nagZ gene encoding beta-N-acetylhexosaminidase — MKSRPMELGRFFMAGLPGITVDDSTRRLIREYRVNNFILFRRNVHDQGQLAALTAELRRICLDQGLAPPLIAIDQEGGSVTRLPPPFTQFADARELAESAYPEDCLAQYARTCARELLGVGINMNLAPVLDVSPAGQGLFMEHRSLGGDPEKVARLGALVIAGLQKEGVAACAKHFPGLGAAVLDPHRHLPVVDRSLARILTEDLIPFKGAIKAGVAAIMTSHTIYPRLDPETPATLSAKVLTELLRKVLGYQGVIVTDDLEMGAIEKHGLVEEAAGSAFAAGADLLLICHDHDKVVRSLTALAAAGAAGTVSQKRLAAGARRLRSVQERFAIRR, encoded by the coding sequence ATGAAAAGCAGGCCGATGGAGTTGGGTCGTTTTTTCATGGCCGGACTTCCCGGTATCACGGTGGACGATTCCACCCGGCGCCTGATCCGCGAGTACCGGGTCAATAATTTCATCCTCTTTCGCCGTAATGTCCATGACCAGGGCCAACTGGCCGCCCTGACCGCGGAGCTGCGCCGGATTTGTCTCGACCAGGGCCTGGCCCCGCCCCTGATCGCAATTGATCAGGAGGGCGGTTCGGTCACCCGCCTGCCCCCGCCCTTTACCCAGTTCGCCGATGCCCGTGAGCTGGCCGAATCAGCATATCCCGAGGACTGTCTGGCGCAGTATGCCCGGACCTGCGCCCGGGAACTGCTGGGGGTTGGCATCAACATGAACCTGGCCCCGGTCCTTGATGTCAGTCCGGCGGGCCAGGGATTGTTCATGGAACATCGCTCCCTGGGCGGAGACCCGGAAAAGGTGGCCCGCCTGGGGGCCCTGGTGATCGCCGGTCTGCAAAAGGAAGGAGTGGCGGCCTGCGCTAAGCATTTTCCCGGGTTGGGGGCCGCGGTATTGGACCCGCACCGGCATCTGCCCGTGGTCGACCGCTCATTGGCCCGAATTCTGACCGAAGACCTCATCCCGTTCAAGGGTGCGATCAAGGCCGGAGTGGCGGCGATCATGACCTCGCATACCATCTATCCCCGGCTTGATCCGGAGACCCCGGCCACCCTGTCCGCCAAGGTATTGACCGAGCTGCTGCGCAAGGTTCTGGGCTACCAGGGGGTGATCGTTACCGATGACCTGGAAATGGGGGCCATTGAAAAGCATGGCCTGGTCGAGGAGGCGGCCGGCAGCGCCTTTGCGGCCGGGGCCGATCTTCTGCTCATCTGCCATGACCACGACAAGGTGGTCCGCTCATTGACTGCCCTGGCTGCCGCCGGTGCGGCCGGAACGGTAAGTCAAAAGCGACTGGCCGCCGGCGCCAGACGGTTACGGTCGGTTCAGGAACGATTCGCCATCCGGCGATAA